From a region of the Mycobacteroides saopaulense genome:
- a CDS encoding cysteine desulfurase family protein, with amino-acid sequence MSAPSPVLDPPAQVAPAEIYLDYAATAPLHPLAAEAVLIGHRLVGNPSSRHGAGRDAADALAKARRTIAQMFGADAEEVVLTSGGSEANTLALWGTFAAVGFQGHLVTSSIEHPAVLANAHALQELGVEVSWVDPGHTGHIDAAAVARAVRLDTVLVSVMHANNETGAIQPVQEIAGIAARSGAAFHTDAVHTAGKLDLAVIDATMISVSGHKFGGPRGMGALLVRRGHRLSPVMRGGPQENRLRAGTENVPGALGMAAAADVYLRTLEMGYRLDVRDRREQLIDGLRAAGGVHLNVTEPVLEETLSVRFDGIRADTLADDLDMHGIYVSTGSACHAGEDAASHVLQAMRLTEDQARGTVRFSLGPGISPEDVDRVVAVTVRAVRRLRAMAGGMVR; translated from the coding sequence ATGTCAGCACCCTCCCCGGTTCTTGATCCGCCCGCGCAGGTCGCTCCTGCCGAGATTTACCTGGACTACGCTGCCACCGCGCCGCTGCATCCCCTGGCCGCCGAGGCCGTGTTGATCGGGCATCGGTTGGTGGGTAATCCATCGAGTCGCCACGGCGCGGGGCGCGATGCTGCGGATGCCCTTGCCAAGGCCCGCCGCACCATCGCGCAGATGTTCGGGGCCGATGCCGAGGAGGTCGTACTGACCTCCGGCGGCAGCGAGGCGAACACCCTGGCGCTGTGGGGAACCTTTGCCGCCGTTGGGTTTCAGGGGCATCTGGTGACATCGTCCATCGAGCATCCTGCCGTCCTGGCCAACGCACACGCCTTGCAGGAACTGGGGGTCGAGGTCAGTTGGGTGGATCCCGGACACACGGGGCATATCGATGCCGCGGCCGTGGCCCGCGCGGTGCGGCTCGACACCGTGTTGGTCTCGGTGATGCACGCCAACAACGAGACTGGTGCCATCCAACCCGTCCAGGAGATTGCCGGTATCGCCGCGCGATCGGGTGCCGCGTTCCATACCGATGCCGTGCACACCGCGGGCAAGCTCGACCTGGCAGTCATCGACGCCACCATGATCTCGGTGTCGGGCCACAAGTTCGGCGGTCCACGGGGAATGGGCGCACTACTTGTCCGGCGCGGACATCGGCTGTCACCGGTGATGCGTGGAGGGCCACAGGAGAATCGGCTGCGTGCGGGTACCGAGAACGTGCCCGGGGCGCTCGGCATGGCCGCGGCGGCCGACGTGTACTTGCGCACGCTGGAGATGGGCTACCGCCTGGATGTGCGGGATCGTCGCGAGCAGCTGATCGACGGCTTGCGGGCGGCGGGCGGAGTGCATCTCAACGTGACCGAGCCGGTACTGGAGGAGACCCTCAGCGTGCGCTTCGACGGCATTCGCGCCGATACCCTCGCCGACGATCTCGATATGCACGGCATTTATGTGTCCACCGGGTCGGCCTGTCACGCGGGCGAGGACGCCGCTTCCCATGTGCTGCAGGCGATGCGGCTGACGGAAGACCAGGCACGGGGAACGGTGCGCTTTTCCCTGGGCCCCGGCATTTCACCGGAGGATGTCGACAGGGTCGTCGCGGTTACGGTCCGAGCGGTGCGAAGGCTGCGCGCCATGGCAGGCGGGATGGTCCGATGA
- a CDS encoding iron-sulfur cluster assembly scaffold protein, producing the protein MPRFSPTVVDHFTNPRNSGRVEQADVCAFIGNPVCGDQILLSAQIRDDAVSLIGFEAYGCSASLAVASILTERLGGMPVETIATIEATQVAEWSGGLSPEQQHVAALGADVAQRLANNYRNGIYEDVSTLPGS; encoded by the coding sequence GTGCCCCGGTTCAGCCCGACGGTGGTGGACCATTTCACCAATCCGCGCAATTCGGGCCGCGTCGAGCAGGCCGATGTCTGCGCATTCATCGGAAATCCGGTGTGTGGTGATCAGATCCTGTTGAGCGCGCAGATTCGTGACGACGCTGTGAGCCTGATCGGATTCGAGGCCTACGGATGTTCGGCCTCACTGGCGGTCGCGTCCATCCTGACCGAGCGGCTCGGCGGAATGCCGGTGGAAACGATCGCGACGATCGAGGCGACCCAGGTCGCGGAGTGGTCGGGAGGCCTTTCGCCGGAACAGCAACATGTCGCCGCACTTGGCGCCGACGTCGCGCAACGCCTAGCCAACAACTACCGCAACGGAATTTACGAAGATGTCAGCACCCTCCCCGGTTCTTGA
- a CDS encoding LuxE/PaaK family acyltransferase → MDLVTMLGMPGEALRATREDWRESLTGVMRESFALHFERNGFYRAQCDAAGLTPADIRVGADLHRIPLLPVSMFKQAGAHVLMTCGLEDVEIEIRSTGTSGVPSVARRDSSTVTRASVGIFGGYRDFFGVSQGAGLFLCPSTAEVPEMGMVKIFNLLTGMLDDHRYVVREYSFDPEEALTHLRNWEGRMTRHLIGPPFIIARFLKYLELEDIPLTLDPDSLIIMLGGWKQYTGNSISRDEFNDKAQRVLGIERTRIRDMYGMIESNMLAIECEHQRKHVPPWCYISIRDVTDASVELEPGKTGGIAILDALNTAYPGFLLSDDIGEVDESDCPCGRTGQTVKFRRRRQGAELGCCAVSIEKYIDSREVVVECELVDSGVGA, encoded by the coding sequence GTGGATTTGGTCACCATGCTCGGGATGCCGGGGGAAGCCCTCCGAGCGACGCGGGAGGACTGGCGTGAGTCGCTCACCGGTGTGATGCGTGAATCCTTCGCGTTGCACTTCGAACGCAACGGCTTCTACCGTGCCCAGTGCGACGCGGCGGGCCTCACGCCTGCCGATATCCGCGTGGGGGCCGATCTGCACCGCATTCCGCTGCTGCCGGTCAGCATGTTCAAGCAGGCCGGGGCGCACGTGCTCATGACCTGTGGGCTCGAGGATGTCGAGATCGAGATCCGGTCCACCGGGACCAGCGGCGTGCCGTCGGTGGCGCGGCGCGACTCGAGCACGGTGACCCGGGCATCGGTGGGAATCTTCGGCGGATACCGCGACTTCTTCGGCGTCTCGCAGGGTGCGGGGCTGTTCCTGTGCCCGTCCACCGCAGAGGTGCCTGAGATGGGCATGGTGAAGATCTTCAACCTGCTCACCGGGATGCTCGACGACCATCGCTACGTGGTACGGGAGTACTCCTTCGACCCGGAGGAGGCTCTGACCCACCTGCGCAATTGGGAGGGGCGGATGACCCGGCACCTCATCGGTCCGCCCTTCATCATCGCGCGGTTCCTCAAATACCTGGAGTTGGAAGATATTCCGCTCACCCTCGATCCGGACTCGCTGATCATCATGCTCGGCGGCTGGAAGCAATACACCGGCAACTCGATCAGCCGCGACGAATTCAACGACAAGGCGCAGCGTGTGCTGGGGATCGAGCGGACCCGCATCCGCGACATGTACGGGATGATCGAGTCGAACATGCTTGCCATCGAGTGCGAACATCAGCGCAAGCATGTGCCGCCGTGGTGCTACATCTCTATTCGTGACGTCACCGACGCTTCGGTCGAGCTGGAGCCCGGAAAGACCGGCGGGATAGCAATTCTGGATGCGCTGAACACCGCGTACCCAGGCTTTCTGCTTTCCGACGATATCGGTGAGGTAGACGAGTCCGACTGCCCCTGCGGCCGCACGGGTCAGACTGTGAAGTTCCGGCGGCGCCGTCAAGGCGCCGAGCTGGGCTGCTGCGCTGTCAGCATCGAAAAATACATCGACTCAAGGGAAGTCGTCGTCGAGTGCGAGCTTGTGGATTCCGGGGTGGGCGCCTAG